From a region of the Bradyrhizobium sp. KBS0727 genome:
- the lexA gene encoding transcriptional repressor LexA, whose protein sequence is MLTRKQYELLRFINERLKEAGVPPSFDEMKDALDLRSKSGIHRLITALEERGFIRRLPNRARAIEVIKLPEITGGGNNGNGRRGFTPSVIEGTLGKVRATGASAAEDDGNRPVAVPVMGRIAAGTPIEALQTRSHTISVPPDMLGSGEHYALEVRGDSMVDAGILDGDMALIQRNETADTGDIVVALIDEEEATLKRFRRRGASIALEPANASYEVRILPPNRVRIQGKLIGLYRKY, encoded by the coding sequence ATGCTTACGCGCAAACAGTATGAACTTCTGCGTTTCATCAACGAACGGCTGAAGGAGGCCGGGGTGCCGCCCTCCTTCGACGAAATGAAGGACGCACTCGACCTGCGTTCGAAATCCGGCATCCACCGTCTCATCACCGCATTGGAAGAGCGCGGCTTCATCCGCCGCCTGCCCAACCGCGCCCGGGCCATCGAGGTCATCAAGCTTCCGGAGATTACCGGCGGTGGTAACAACGGCAACGGTCGCCGCGGCTTCACGCCGAGCGTCATCGAGGGCACGCTGGGCAAGGTCCGCGCCACCGGCGCCTCGGCCGCCGAGGATGACGGCAACCGCCCGGTCGCCGTCCCCGTGATGGGCCGGATCGCCGCCGGTACACCGATCGAGGCGCTGCAGACCCGCAGCCACACCATCAGCGTGCCGCCCGACATGCTCGGAAGCGGCGAACATTACGCGCTCGAAGTGCGCGGCGACTCGATGGTCGACGCCGGCATTCTCGACGGCGACATGGCGCTGATCCAGCGCAACGAGACCGCCGACACCGGCGACATCGTGGTGGCCCTGATCGACGAGGAGGAAGCAACCCTGAAGCGCTTCCGCCGCCGCGGCGCCTCGATCGCCCTCGAGCCCGCCAACGCTTCCTACGAGGTCCGCATCCTGCCGCCGAACCGGGTCCGGATTCAGGGCAAGCTGATCGGGCTGTACCGGAAGTACTGA
- the glp gene encoding gephyrin-like molybdotransferase Glp, translated as MALMPVADALAAILAGADPLPEEMAALDTAWHRVLARDVAARRTQPPQAMSAMDGYAVRAADAGNLTARLKVIGEVAAGRPFGRKVGAAEAVRIFTGGVVPDGADAVIIQEDTNVQGDHITITETAVAGRHIRPAGVDFREGDVLLARGSRLTDRDLSLAAGMNYPELSVRRRPKVAVLATGDELVMPGATPGPGQIVYSNGYALRALARAEGAETIDLGIAADTVAATTQGIRRARDSGADILITTGGASVGDHDLVKPSLEAEGVTMAFWRIAMRPGKPMMHGRLGGMRVIGLPGNPVSSYVCGFLFLVPLIRALSGRNSIHHARETALLGRDLAANDQREDYLRARLEERADGTLTAMPVNHQDSSLLGNLAAARALLIRPPFAAAAPKGTPCTFLRLPE; from the coding sequence GTGGCCTTGATGCCGGTTGCCGACGCGCTTGCCGCCATTCTCGCGGGCGCGGACCCGTTGCCGGAGGAAATGGCCGCGCTCGATACCGCCTGGCATCGCGTGCTGGCGCGCGACGTCGCCGCGCGCCGCACCCAGCCGCCGCAGGCAATGTCGGCGATGGACGGCTATGCGGTCCGCGCGGCCGACGCCGGTAACCTCACCGCGCGGCTGAAGGTGATCGGCGAGGTTGCGGCCGGGCGGCCGTTCGGGCGCAAGGTTGGCGCCGCCGAAGCGGTGCGGATCTTCACCGGCGGTGTCGTCCCCGACGGCGCCGATGCCGTCATCATCCAGGAAGACACCAACGTCCAGGGCGATCACATCACCATCACCGAGACCGCCGTCGCCGGGCGCCACATCCGCCCCGCCGGGGTAGATTTCCGCGAGGGCGACGTCTTGCTGGCGCGCGGCAGCCGCCTCACCGACCGCGATCTGTCGCTCGCCGCCGGCATGAACTATCCGGAGCTTTCGGTGCGCCGCCGCCCGAAGGTCGCGGTACTCGCCACCGGCGACGAGCTGGTGATGCCGGGTGCGACGCCTGGCCCGGGCCAGATCGTTTATTCCAACGGCTACGCCTTGCGCGCGCTGGCGCGGGCCGAGGGCGCCGAGACCATCGACCTCGGGATTGCCGCCGACACGGTGGCCGCTACCACGCAAGGCATCCGCCGCGCCCGCGATTCCGGCGCCGACATCCTGATCACCACGGGCGGGGCTTCGGTCGGCGACCACGACCTGGTCAAGCCGTCGCTGGAGGCCGAGGGCGTCACCATGGCGTTCTGGCGGATCGCGATGCGGCCCGGCAAGCCGATGATGCACGGACGGCTCGGCGGGATGCGGGTGATCGGCCTGCCCGGCAATCCGGTCTCGTCCTATGTCTGCGGGTTCCTGTTTCTGGTGCCGTTGATTCGGGCGCTCTCGGGCCGCAACAGCATCCATCACGCGCGCGAGACCGCCCTGCTCGGCCGCGATCTCGCCGCCAACGACCAGCGCGAAGACTATCTGCGCGCCCGGCTCGAGGAGCGCGCCGACGGCACGCTGACGGCGATGCCCGTCAATCATCAGGATTCCTCGCTGCTTGGAAATCTCGCTGCGGCACGGGCACTTTTGATACGTCCGCCGTTTGCCGCCGCCGCCCCGAAAGGGACGCCTTGCACGTTCTTGCGGCTGCCGGAGTGA